A genomic window from Pecten maximus chromosome 4, xPecMax1.1, whole genome shotgun sequence includes:
- the LOC117325106 gene encoding uncharacterized protein LOC117325106, with translation MDSNYDELDEEIGSLQNRLTDQTCPSKFTMPANPSRVKVSVPCAPVVLVDSSQNSTVEPVQAIAMKYMQSFQAQGMGNTSEPEEGMCADDNLESASLSDEQHSPVLSKVSEPVSCVNLGIQKSLKTANPKSAGISTPKTPTIQGQAKVKVKTPVVVLTPNEGTKSKKTLKKKLATVKTSAKYSEYRENLAMKAVPGKEKKLVFTSDSCQGKVDSMKVSAKHGTNINCEANIVQKKQTL, from the exons ATG GACAGTAACTATGATGAACTGGATGAAGAAATTGGAAGTTTACAAAACCGTTTGACAGACCAGACTTGTCCATCAAAGTTCACGATGCCTGCAAATCCTAGCAGGGTGAAAGTATCTGTACCATGTGCACCTGTTGTACTCGTAGACAGTTCCCAGAACTCTACTGTGGAACCAGTCCAAGCCATTGCTATGAAATATATGCAGTCTTTCCAAGCACAAGGAATGGGAAACACTTCTGAACCAGAGGAGGGGATGTGTGCAGATGATAATCTTGAAAGTGCATCACTCTCTGATGAACAACATAGTCCTGTGCTATCTAAGGTGTCAGAGCCAGTATCATGTGTTAATCTTGGAATTCAAAAGTCATTGAAAACAGCTAATCCAAAATCTGCAG GAATATCTACCCCAAAAACTCCAACCATACAAGGTCAAGCAAAGGTGAAAGTAAAAACTCCTGTAGTCGTTTTGACTCCAAATGAAGGTACAAAGAGCAAGAAGACTTTGAAAAAGAAACTGGCTACAGTGAAAACTTCAGCAAAATATTCTGAATATCGAG AAAACCTTGCTATGAAAGCTGTACCAGGAAAGGAAAAGAAATTGGTTTTCACCTCTGATTCATGTCAAGGAAAAGTTGACAGCATGAAAGTATCTGCGAAACACGG GACCAATATAAACTGTGAGGCAAACATTGTTCAGAAAAAGCAGACCCTGTGA
- the LOC117324865 gene encoding uncharacterized protein LOC117324865 codes for MNNTAPDHKILNDIELDVIQSSCPFENIDSGQNSNSTEFVALTTAIVNAPVNQDLRTNKSVTDNENSKEKISKRVSKENTTNKTMTRNSNSDILKDNIEDGMIENMNVSVTFGRGRRKKKLSNSSKAEEDKTAIEQTKTVLPSDIQELNDDSMDIASTISEKDKNKEQTEQSKKNINQRKSQARKNTLTNPDLDVYDFDEVDRMKRSFDAGKMANSCKTDMFVECEVDVHSETDKDIQQKNDGVMILEKKSGTKDKKSNTPENKELNTKVTCDEEVVTNQPFPRTENRKSKLCQRRKTAQESAINTSDKSTRKIRSNRPRRTANNKTYAEESDTESQTDKEIEVIKSSLNSENDGGLIDDRKSRNKDKTVLKSRKTRQVVVSTPLDNLEASVANFDGANEILSSIDCSNKDRNKGCVGDLEKVNTTSTKDKEQFTEKNKHDGDTTEQNGSFENDRQSDQLTVLAQKKECFSKDTKGKSGRPKRKASQLREDSQQLSKTKHQMKEKSVMSRKKKVNECDSDVQSECEDDIQNADVLAGKNAIKKTEAKERKSTKSEIVNLEKGQSDNKQANKTRIQNSRKARLSERSDITLETTADTNSLEQTPFTRRVMKELWTAENFLEIETKKC; via the exons ATGAATAATACTGCACCTGATCACAAGATTCTTAATGATATTGAACTTGATGTGATACAAAGTTCTTGTCCTTTTGAAAACATTGATAGCGGACAAAATTCCAACTCAACAGAATTTGTTGCATTAACAACAGCAATTGTTAATGCACCTGTAAACCAAGATTTAAGAACAAATAAAAGTGTTACTGACAATGAAAATTCCAAGGAAAAAATATCCAAAAGAGTGAGCAaagaaaatacaacaaataaaacaatgaccAGGAATTCCAACTCAGACATTCTTAAAGATAACATTGAAGATGGAATGATTGAAAACatgaatgtcagtgtaacatttGGACGAGGAAGGCGGAAAAAGAAATTGAGCAATTCAAGCAAAGCTGAAGAAGACAAAACAGCAAttgaacaaacaaaaacagtatTACCTTCTGATATTCAGGAGCTCAATGATGATTCGATGGATATTGCTTCAACAATCTCTGAAAAGGacaaaaataaagaacaaaCTGAACAGTCAAAAAAGAATATCAACCAAAGGAAATCACAAGCAAGGAAGAACACTTTAACAAACCCTGATTTAGATGTTTATGATTTTGATGAAGTGGATCGGATGAAGAGGTCTTTTGATGCAGGAAAAATGGCAAATTCTTGTAAGACTGATATGTTTGTTGAATGTGAGGTTGATGTTCATAGTGAAACTGATAAAGATATACAGCAAAAAAATGACGGTGTCATgattcttgaaaaaaaatctggaaCAAAGGACAAAAAGTCAAACACACCTGAGAACAAGGAATTAAACACCAAAGTGACTTGTGATGAAGAGGTTGTAACTAATCAACCATTTCCACGAACAGAAAATAGAAAGTCAAAATTATGCCAGAGAAGAAAAACAGCTCAAGAATCTGCTATCAACACATCAGATAAGAGTACTAGAAAAATAAGGTCAAACAGACCGAGGAGAACAGCCAACAATAAAACATATGCTGAGGAATCTGATACAGAATCTCAGACTGACAAAGAAATAGAAGTAATAAAAAGCTCATTAAATTCTGAAAATGATGGAGGACTCATTGACGATAGAAAATCTAGGAATAAAGATAAAACAGTTTTGAAATCACGTAAGACCAGACAAGTAGTGGTATCAACACCATTAGATAATCTGGAGGCAAGTGTTGCAAATTTTGATGGAGCAAATGAAATTCTTTCATCTATAGATTGCAGCAACAAAGACAGAAACAAAGGTTGTGTGGGAGATTTAGAAAAGGTTAATACTACTAGTACCAAAGACAAGGAACAATTTACTGAAAAGAATAAGCATGATGGGGATACCACAGAGCAGAATGGCAGTTTTGAAAATGATAGACAAAGTGATCAACTGACCGTGTTGGCACAAAAGAAAGAATGTTTTTCAAAAGATACCAAAGGCAAGTCTGGGAGACCAAAAAGGAAGGCATCTCAATTGAGAGAAGATTCACAGCAGTTAtccaaaacaaaacatcaaatgaAGGAAAAATCTGTCATGAGCAGGAAGAAGAAAGTGAATGAATGTGATAGTGATGTTCAAAGTGAATGTGAGGATGACATACAAAATGCAGATGTTTTAGCTGGCAAAAATGCTATAAAGAAAACAGAAGCAAAGGAGAGGAAATCAACGAAGTCTGAGATTGTGAATTTAGAAAAGGGACAAAGTGACAATAAACAAGCAAATAAGACTCGTATTCAAAACTCAAGGAAAGCAAGACTTAGCGAGAGGAGTGACATAACTCTGGAAACTACAGCTGACACCAACTCATTAGAACAAA CTCCTTTCACCCGGAGAGTGATGAAGGAGCTTTGGACAGCAGAAAATTTCCTGGAAATAGAGACAAAGAAATGTTGA